The window ATTATAAAGACACTAAGATAAATATTGTGGACACTCCTGGCCACTCGGATTTTGGTTCGGAAGTTGAGCGTGTTCTAAGATCAATTGACTCTGTTCTTTTGGTAGTTGACGCTCAAGAAGGTCCAATGCCTCAAACAAAATTTGTTTTAAAGAAATCCCTAGACTTAGGATTAAAGCCTATCGTTGTGATAAACAAAATAGATAAGCCGGCTGCCAGACCGGAGGATGTTAAAGAAATGGTCTATGAATTATTCCTTGATTTGGGAGCAAACGATGAACAACTAAACTTTTTAACCATATATGCAATTGCTCGAGATGGAATTGCCAAAGAAAATTTAAACGATGAATCAAAAGATCTAACTCCCCTATTAGACATGATACTAAGAGAAGTTCCAGTTGCTTCAAGTGAAGATTCAAAGAATAAGTTACTGCGAATGCAACCGTTTAATTTAGCTTATGATAATTTCCTAGGACGACTAGCTATTGGAAGAATCTATGAAGGAGAAATAAAGGATGGGTCTAGAATATTCATTAAAGGTCCTGAAGAAAATATTCGCGAAGGAAAAATATCAAAACTATTCACCTTTGAGGGATTGAAAAGAAAAGAAGTCAGCTCAGCTGCTGCTGGAGACATCGTCTTGGTTGCTGGACTTCCGGACATCTTTATCGGAGAAACTATTTGTATTAATACAGAACAAGTTCCACTACCATTTATTGATATCGACGAGCCAACTATTTCATTAAACTTGCTAGTTAATAATTCCCCTTTCGCCGGAAGAGATGGTGAATATGTTACCAATAGACAACTCAAAGAAAGACTGGAAAAAGAATTAGAAGTAAATGTTGGTCTTAAAATAAATTTTTCTGAAAATGATCGTTATAGAATTTATGGAAGAGGCGAAATGCATATTGCTATTCTCCTTGAAAATATGCGCAGAGAGGGCTATGAAATGCAAATATCACAACCTAATGTAATTATTAAAGAAGAAAATGGAATCAAAGTTGAACCGTTTGAAGAAGTAACAATCAACGTACCAGAAGATACGTCGGGGTCTGTTATCAAAAAACTATCAAATCGCCGAGGCAATATGATTCAAATGGTTCCCGATCATGGAAACGTAAAGATAATCTTTGAAATACCAACTAGAGGATTGCTTGGCTATCGAAATGAATTTGTAGTCGATACTAAAGGAGAAGGAATTATGTATTCTAGAGTTATTGGATTTAAACCATATGTTGGAGAAATAAAGAAAAATGACGTTGGATCAATGGTATCAATGGCAACTGGAAAAACTCTTGGCTTTTCTTTATTTAATCTGCAAAATAGAGGAACTTTATACATCGATCCTAATATTGAAGTTTATGAAGGAATGGTAATCGGAAATACAGCAAAAGGAAATGATTTAGCTGTAAACCCAACCAAAGGAAAACAACTAAGTAATATGCGTTCCTCAGGAGCTGATGAAGCTATCAACTTAAAACCACCGATAAGAATAACTCTTGAAAGAGGTATGAGTGTTATGAGCGAAGATGAATACCTTGAAATAACCCCAAAGAATGTTCGCTTAAGAAAGCAACTATTAACTGAAAACGACCGAGTTAAAGCTGGCCGAGGTAGATCTAAAATTTAATCAGTCTGCTGACTTTATAATATCTTATAAAGACCTTAAAAGAGAAGGTCTTTTTCTATAATAAAGATTATTTAAAAAACACTATCTTTATTAAATATATTAACAGTAAATGAGTCGGGTAAAAAAAGTAAAACAAATTTCTTGGTATATTTATCTCAAAAGAGGGCTTAAAAATTATTGGTAATGATAATATTGCGAATAATTGTATTGGAGTCTGATAATAAAAAGCTGATGCGAAGCTAGCTGCTGAAATTAGAAGAAACTGATGGTTTTTATTTTTGAAAAAATAGAATATTGATATTAATACCAATCCATAAATCTGATATTCAACAAAAAAAGAAAGAGGGGCTATTAAATAAACATATAAATACTTTTTCTCTTCTATCGCCCAAATAAGGAAAATTCCTAAAGCTAAGGAAAATAGTATGTTTAATTTAAATCCCTCATTTAATAAAAAGAATGGTATTTGAGAAATCAGACCAAATAGCAATATTCTTTTCACATATTCTTTTCTATCCGAGGTCATCCTATACCCTATTCCTAATTGATAAGCAAAAATAGGAAGAGCTATTCTTCCAATAATCCTTAATGCAGTCAAAGGGAATAAGAAGGCTCCAATATGATCAAGAAGCATTGAAATAATTGCTATTAACTTAATGAAATTACTTTGTCCTTTAGTAATCATTTATGAAAAAATTAAATGAAATTAATCATTAACACTTCAAAAACAAAACTCAAATGATTTCACCATTTTTAGAAACAATAGGATAACTTTTTTTTGATAAACGATAAGTAACTAGTAATCCGCTAAATCCCCCATCTTAATTGCTATTTTCATATTATTAACTCTGATTTAAATTGAATTAAATTAATTGATGTTATTATAACATAGCCAATTTTAAAATAAAAAGGCCGAGAAATTTCTCGACTTTTCTATAACTGAATAAGGAAAACATTAATTAATATTTTCTGGCATAATCTATTTCTTTTTCGTAACTGGTTTATCTTTTGAGCCTAATAATTTCTTTAGAATATCTTTTTTTACTACCTTTTTGGCTTCTTTTATCGCCTTCGTATCAGCAAGGTCAGGTTCAATTTCTTTTGGTGCTTGCTTACTAGACAATAAATTTATTATCGTATCTAGTTTAGTAATTACTTTATCAA of the Candidatus Nealsonbacteria bacterium genome contains:
- a CDS encoding conjugal transfer protein TraX — protein: MITKGQSNFIKLIAIISMLLDHIGAFLFPLTALRIIGRIALPIFAYQLGIGYRMTSDRKEYVKRILLFGLISQIPFFLLNEGFKLNILFSLALGIFLIWAIEEKKYLYVYLIAPLSFFVEYQIYGLVLISIFYFFKNKNHQFLLISAASFASAFYYQTPIQLFAILSLPIIFKPSFEINIPRNLFYFFYPTHLLLIYLIKIVFFK
- the typA gene encoding translational GTPase TypA is translated as MEIRNIAIIAHVDHGKTTLTDTLMQQTGMSEIGDSMDSNTLEQERGITIYSKNTSVYYKDTKINIVDTPGHSDFGSEVERVLRSIDSVLLVVDAQEGPMPQTKFVLKKSLDLGLKPIVVINKIDKPAARPEDVKEMVYELFLDLGANDEQLNFLTIYAIARDGIAKENLNDESKDLTPLLDMILREVPVASSEDSKNKLLRMQPFNLAYDNFLGRLAIGRIYEGEIKDGSRIFIKGPEENIREGKISKLFTFEGLKRKEVSSAAAGDIVLVAGLPDIFIGETICINTEQVPLPFIDIDEPTISLNLLVNNSPFAGRDGEYVTNRQLKERLEKELEVNVGLKINFSENDRYRIYGRGEMHIAILLENMRREGYEMQISQPNVIIKEENGIKVEPFEEVTINVPEDTSGSVIKKLSNRRGNMIQMVPDHGNVKIIFEIPTRGLLGYRNEFVVDTKGEGIMYSRVIGFKPYVGEIKKNDVGSMVSMATGKTLGFSLFNLQNRGTLYIDPNIEVYEGMVIGNTAKGNDLAVNPTKGKQLSNMRSSGADEAINLKPPIRITLERGMSVMSEDEYLEITPKNVRLRKQLLTENDRVKAGRGRSKI